From Verrucomicrobiota bacterium:
ACCAAGAGTTTCTCAAACCAATTCAAAAGTTTCCCAAATCACGGGCGGGTTTACCGGTGCCGCACAGCCCGCGTGATCATGGTGTGGTATGTCATACCCCGGCATTCAAACATGGAATGAGGGGGATGGTCAACCACCTCGCGCAGGCTTCTCAGGCAGTGCCGGTGGAAAGAAGCTGCGTGTATGCCGCGCTGAGTTTCTGGACAGTATAATCCACCAGAAATTTTTTCTGAATATTTTCCTGGGCTGGAACCACACTGGTATCCAGTTCGGGCCACTGTTGCAGCAGGTGTTTGAGGCTGGCCGCCAGCGCTTCGGGTTGCTGGGGCGCAAACAGGAAGGCGGGATTTTCCTGTACCTGTTCAATGATTCCGCTGCGGCTGGAGAGCAGCGGCACACCGGCGAACAACACCTCGATGGCCGCCATGCCGAAGCTTTCATGGCGGGAGGGGTTGATGGCCAGGTCGTATTGCCGCACCAGGTCCCGGAATTTTTCTACGCGCCCCAGGAAATGAAACGCTCCCTTGGACATCCGTTCAAGCCGCAGGTTGTTCCGGGTCGGATCAGGCTGGTCGCCGGTGAAATCGAATTGGATTTCCGGTAGTTGGCCCCCTTGTTGCAGTTGGTGCAGGGCTTCCGTCAAATCACTCCAACCTTTCCAATCCAAGGATGAGCCAATGACCAGGATTTTTTTGGGGAACGCCACTGGTTTTGGTTTGGGCGGGCAGTATTCAGCGGATTCAATGCCATCATGAATCAGCAGGATATTGCGGCCGGGGTCCCAACTGCGGGCGCGGGCTTGCAGTTCGTCGCCCACCGCTATGATCAGGTCGTAGTCCGGGCAACGATACTTGAAATAATCTTCCCGCGTCATGCCGGGCGAACGCAGGAAAATTGCGCATCGCGCGTGGGTGCGCTGGGCGAGTTCGAGCCCCAGC
This genomic window contains:
- a CDS encoding glycosyltransferase family 4 protein encodes the protein MAPAVITSGHPGMNGNVIFLQQRTHRAGAQTCLARLLRHPGMHAWQPALVCAKDGWLTEDCRSHAIPCLTHPFPSSRALLSRWFRNANFARETAHALARHTLHPLIIQANDHLEGLLGLELAQRTHARCAIFLRSPGMTREDYFKYRCPDYDLIIAVGDELQARARSWDPGRNILLIHDGIESAEYCPPKPKPVAFPKKILVIGSSLDWKGWSDLTEALHQLQQGGQLPEIQFDFTGDQPDPTRNNLRLERMSKGAFHFLGRVEKFRDLVRQYDLAINPSRHESFGMAAIEVLFAGVPLLSSRSGIIEQVQENPAFLFAPQQPEALAASLKHLLQQWPELDTSVVPAQENIQKKFLVDYTVQKLSAAYTQLLSTGTA